A single window of Colletes latitarsis isolate SP2378_abdomen chromosome 4, iyColLati1, whole genome shotgun sequence DNA harbors:
- the LOC143341220 gene encoding uncharacterized protein LOC143341220 — translation MNNAVFGKTMENVRNHVDVKLVTKWGGRYGAEALIAKPNFHSRSIFSENLVAIELRKLSVKFNKPIYVGMCILDISKVCLYEFHHDYMLPTHRNKCKIMYTDTDSLIYHIECDDIYELMIRDIARFDTSDYPTDIRYGIPLANKKVPGLMKDENNGAIMTEFVGLRAKMYAMQVDGKKDTKKVKGVKSNVIARTITFDDYVQCLMGEVEKICHQSCIRSMLHEVYTISETKIALSPYDDKRYIVPYSTETLPWGHYKIPL, via the coding sequence atgaataatgcagtgtttggcaaaaccatggagaatgtgcgcaatcatgtagatgtaaaattagtaacgaaatggggagggagatatggtgcagaggcactgatcgctaagccaaatttccacagtcgcagcatattttcggaaaacctagttgcgatcgaacTGCGTAAATTGtccgtaaaatttaacaaaccaatctatgtgggtatgtgtatactagatatatctaaggtttgtttgtatgaattccatcacgattacatgttacccacacataggaataaatgtaaaattatgtacaccgatacagacagtctaatctaccacatcgagtgtgacgatatttatgaacttatgatacgcgatattGCTCGCTTTGACACGAGTGATTATCCCACAGATATtcgatatggtattccgcttgctaataagaaggtaccaggtttaatgaaagatgaaaataatggtgcgattatgaccgaatttgttggattgagagcgaaGATGTATGCCATGCAAGTCGATGGcaagaaagatacgaaaaaggtgaaaggtgtTAAGAGTAATGTTAtagcgcgaactataacatttgatgattatgtgcaatgtttgatgggcgaggttgaaaagatttgtcaccaatcgtgtataagatccatgttgcatgaagtgtacacgatatcagaaacaaaaattgctctgagtccatacgatgacaaacgatatattgtaccatattcaaccgagacgctgccatgggggcattataaaataccgctttag